One genomic segment of Panicum virgatum strain AP13 chromosome 2N, P.virgatum_v5, whole genome shotgun sequence includes these proteins:
- the LOC120658588 gene encoding queuosine salvage protein-like isoform X1, with the protein MEAVRASAAWVASRSSHVTVDLQEIEKAVDKIQGNVPKVEWDFEGIHYFDNGPLTVQYLFVLDALNFCFWPDKDLSYDHLASGLKLALEKDKTALDADRLKNYTGPELRQLLNWPRPLPIEEERVRLLHEVGLELERSFGGQAANLVKSAENSAATLIELITRHFPGFRDHSLYKGHQVFLYKRAQIFVADLWGAFKGQNYGEFHDINSITIFADYIVPAVLRELGILKYGSNLSCSIDSNSEIVPGSEEEVEIRACSIYAVEKMRDLISKKFGKQLLSIDIDLWLWSCGVQNMALSHHRTLSIYY; encoded by the exons ATGGAGGCCGTGCGCGCGTCGGCGGCGTGGGTAGCCAGCCGCTCCTCCCATGTCACCGTCGACCTGCAAG AAATTGAGAAGGCGGTGGACAAAATCCAGGGGAATGTTCCAAAAGTTGAGTGGGATTTCGAAGGAATACATTACTTCGACAATGGGCCGCTCACAGTCCAGTACCTCTTCGTCTTGGATGCACTTAACTTCTGCTTCTGGCCAG ATAAGGACTTGAGCTATGACCATTTGGCTTCTGGACTGAAGTTAGCCTTGGAGAAAGATAAGACTGCACTTGATGCTGACCGCCTTAAGAATTACACTG GGCCTGAGCTCCGCCAACTTCTGAACTGGCCACGACCACTGCCAATTGAGGAGGAAAGAGTGCGCCTCCTCCATGAG GTTGGATTGGAACTTGAAAGAAGCTTTGGAGGTCAGGCTGCTAATCTAGTGAAGTCTGCTGAAAACTCTGCTGCAACTCTGATTGAACTCATCACCCGACATTTTCCTG GTTTCCGGGATCATTCACTTTACAAGGGACACCAGGTTTTCCTGTATAAGAGAGCTCAGATCTTTGTTGCTGATTTGTGGGGTGCCTTCAAGGGACAAAACTACGGCGAGTTCCATGACATCAATTCCATCACCATATTTGCTGACTACATTGTTCCAGCTGTCCTGAGGGAGCTTGGCATACTGAAATATGGCTCGAACTTATCTTGCTCGATCGATTCGAACAGCGAGATCGTGCCTGGAAGCGAGGAGGAAGTGGAGATTCGCGCTTGCTCAATCTATGCAGTCGAAAAGATGAGGGACCTGATCAGCAAAAAGTTTGGAAAGCAG CTTCTGAGCATTGACATTGATCTCTGGCTCTGGTCTTGCGGCGTGCAGAACATGGCGCTGTCACATCACCGCACCCTGTCGATTTACTACTGA
- the LOC120658588 gene encoding queuosine salvage protein-like isoform X2, with amino-acid sequence MEAVRASAAWVASRSSHVTVDLQEIEKAVDKIQGNVPKVEWDFEGIHYFDNGPLTVQYLFVLDALNFCFWPDKDLSYDHLASGLKLALEKDKTALDADRLKNYTGPELRQLLNWPRPLPIEEERVRLLHEVGLELERSFGGQAANLVKSAENSAATLIELITRHFPGFRDHSLYKGHQVFLYKRAQIFVADLWGAFKGQNYGEFHDINSITIFADYIVPAVLRELGILKYGSNLSCSIDSNSEIVPGSEEEVEIRACSIYAVEKMRDLISKKFGKQNMALSHHRTLSIYY; translated from the exons ATGGAGGCCGTGCGCGCGTCGGCGGCGTGGGTAGCCAGCCGCTCCTCCCATGTCACCGTCGACCTGCAAG AAATTGAGAAGGCGGTGGACAAAATCCAGGGGAATGTTCCAAAAGTTGAGTGGGATTTCGAAGGAATACATTACTTCGACAATGGGCCGCTCACAGTCCAGTACCTCTTCGTCTTGGATGCACTTAACTTCTGCTTCTGGCCAG ATAAGGACTTGAGCTATGACCATTTGGCTTCTGGACTGAAGTTAGCCTTGGAGAAAGATAAGACTGCACTTGATGCTGACCGCCTTAAGAATTACACTG GGCCTGAGCTCCGCCAACTTCTGAACTGGCCACGACCACTGCCAATTGAGGAGGAAAGAGTGCGCCTCCTCCATGAG GTTGGATTGGAACTTGAAAGAAGCTTTGGAGGTCAGGCTGCTAATCTAGTGAAGTCTGCTGAAAACTCTGCTGCAACTCTGATTGAACTCATCACCCGACATTTTCCTG GTTTCCGGGATCATTCACTTTACAAGGGACACCAGGTTTTCCTGTATAAGAGAGCTCAGATCTTTGTTGCTGATTTGTGGGGTGCCTTCAAGGGACAAAACTACGGCGAGTTCCATGACATCAATTCCATCACCATATTTGCTGACTACATTGTTCCAGCTGTCCTGAGGGAGCTTGGCATACTGAAATATGGCTCGAACTTATCTTGCTCGATCGATTCGAACAGCGAGATCGTGCCTGGAAGCGAGGAGGAAGTGGAGATTCGCGCTTGCTCAATCTATGCAGTCGAAAAGATGAGGGACCTGATCAGCAAAAAGTTTGGAAAGCAG AACATGGCGCTGTCACATCACCGCACCCTGTCGATTTACTACTGA
- the LOC120658614 gene encoding LOB domain-containing protein 37-like: MRGGAPAMSCHGCRVLRKGCSEACVLRPCLQWIEGAEAQGHATVFVAKFFGRAGLMSFLTAVPEPERPAVFQSLLYEAAGRTINPVSGAVGLLGAGSWHLCQAAVETVLRGGGIRPLPELDGGLPVADGRDPRALTARRAVAGCSTFSAAKRAVARAPVAAHAFPEPSCDLGLCLSPGSPPAPGERRPGTPSMTSEESVTTTSGGGGREPELLNLFV; the protein is encoded by the exons ATGAGAGGTGGCGCGCCGGCGATGAGCTGCCACGGGTGCCGCGTGCTGCGGAAGGGGTGCAGCGAGGCGTGCGTGCTGCGGCCGTGCCTGCAGTGGATCGAGGGCGCCGAGGCGCAGGGCCACGCCACCGTCTTCGTCGCCAAGTTCTTCGGCCGCGCGGGGCTCATGTCcttcctcaccgccgtccccgagcCGGAGCGCCCAG CGGTGTTCCAGTCGCTGCTGTAcgaggcggcggggcggacgaTCAACCCGGTGAGCGGCGCCGTGGGGCTGCTCGGGGCCGGGAGCTGGCACCTCTGCCAGGCGGCCGTGGAGACcgtcctccgcggcggcggcatccgccCGCTCCcggagctcgacggcgggctCCCTGTAGCAGACGGCCGCGATCCGCGCGCTCTCACGGCGAGGCGAGCCGTGGCGGGGTGCTCGACGTTCTCGGCGGCGAAGCGGGCGGTGGCGAGGGCGCCTGTCGCGGCTCACGCCTTCCCGGAGCCCTCGTGCGACCTCGGGCTGTGCCTCAGCCCCGGgtccccgccggcgcccgggGAGCGGCGGCCCGGCACGCCGTCGATGACCTCGGAGGAGTCCGTGAcgacgacgagcggcggcggcgggagggagcCCGAGCTGCTGAACCTTTTTGTTTGA
- the LOC120662909 gene encoding UDP-glycosyltransferase 71K1-like — protein MMQLADVLLEEGNAVTSALIDLTLDQDLPAVADYGEPPPRSVHAVVIDAPSVAALDVATELGIPAYTFFASNASVVAMFLQLPWMRAEGQPSFKELGHARAPIEFHGVPPISALEPLNSGGAAEEALCRAGGGGPSAG, from the exons ATGATGCAGCTCGCCGACGTCCTGCTGGAGGAGGGCAACGCCGTCACGTCCGCGCTCATCGACCTCACCCTGGACCAA GACCTTCCCGCCGTCGCGGACTACGGGGAGCCGCCTCCACGGAGCGTTCACGCCGTGGTCATCGAcgcgccttccgtcgccgcgcTCGACGTCGCCACGGAGCTCGGGATCCCGGCCTACACCTTCTTCGCCTCCAATGCCTCCGTGGTCGCCATGTTCCTCCAGCTTCCCTGGATGCGCGCGGAAGGACAGCCGAGCTTCAAGGAGCTCGGACACGCCCGCGCCCCTATCGAATTCCACGGCGTCCCTCCCATATCGGCGTTGGAGCCCCTAAACTCCGGTGGCGCCGCGGAGGAGGCCCTGTGCCGCGCCGGAGGAGGGGGGCCGAGTGCGGGGTAG